Genomic DNA from Edaphobacter lichenicola:
CTGCCATGGGTCCAGCCTTCTGTTCCGAGCTCGTTCTCCTGCAGTGGTAGCAGCCGTCTCTGCAGCATAAAACAAAGCCGAAAGCAGTCCCCGATGAACCTCCGCAACGGTCGATCCGCAGCGGAGGTTCTCATCGTTGGCGCAGGCCCAGCCGGCCTCGCTGCCGCCATCGCCTCCGCAACCAACGGCCTCCACGTCGAAGTCATCGACTCCAGGCAGCCGCCCATCGACAAGGCCTGCGGCGAAGGCCTCATGCCCGATGCCCTCCACGCCCTCGCCAACCTCGGCTTCAACCTCAATCGCGATCTGCACAACACCGAGAACTATCTCCTCAGCGGCATCCGCTTCCTCAACGACCACCCCGAGCGCAACCCCACCACCGCCGAAGCCATCTTTCCCGAAAACCCCGGCCGAGGCATCCGCCGCACCGTCCTTCACCAGCTTCTACTCGACCGCGCCCTCTCGCTCGGCGTCCGTTGCCACTGGGACAACTCCGTCCAAAGCATCGAGCCCGCCCCCACCGGCCACCACGTCCACACCAACCGTCAAATCATCCGCACCCGCTACCTCATCGGCGCCGACGGCCATCACTCCCGCATCGCCGCCTGGGCCGGCCTCACCGCCGCCACCGTTCACTCCCGCCGCATCGGCCTCCGGCAGCACTACGCCATCGCCCCCTGGACCAACTTCGTCGAGGTCTATTGGAGCAACCACGGTCAGGCCTACGTCACCCCAACCTCCTCCAACGAGGTCTGCGTCGCCTTCATCTCCAATAAAAAAATCCCCAGCCCCGATCTGGCCCTCACCCACTTCCCCACCCTCCAACGCCACCTCGCAGCAGCCACTCCCAGCAGCGCGCCGCGCGGCTCCATCACCCTCGGCCGCTCCCTCCGCCGAGTCACAGCAAACAACATCGCACTCCTCGGCGACTCCTCAGGCTCCGTCGATGCCGTCACCGGCGAAGGCCTCGCCCTCTGCTTCCGTCAGGCCTCAGCGCTCGCCCGCGCCCTCAACGCCGACGACCTCCCCTCCTACCAGCACGCCCATAGCCGCATTCAACTCGCTCCCAGCCTCATGTCCCGCAGCCTGCTTCAGATGGATCGCTCCCCTCGCCTCCGCGCCCGAGTCCTCAACACCTTCGAACGCTACCCCATCCTCTTCCAGCGTCTCCTCGAGGTCCACATCGACCACCGCGCCTGCATCTTCCCAGGTATTGACGAACTACTGGCAACCGGATTACACCTGCTGACAAGCTAAACTAGACCAGGGCGGCGGCCCCTGTGACCTTTACAGCGGCACTCGCCTCCCTGTAAGTTGAGCCTATCCCCGAGGACGCTGGAGTTCCATGACCGATATCGCTACACGCTGCATTGACATCATCGCAAAATCCAAGAGCATCCCCGCGGACTCCATCTCCCTCGCCAACACCTTCGACGAGCTCAACATCGACTCCCTCGACAAGATCAACATCTCCTTCGAGGTCGAAGAGGCCTTCAACATCGAGATCCCCGACGAAGCCCTCAGCACCCTCCGCACCGTAGGCGACATGGTCGAAGGCGTCGCCAAGCTCACCACCGCCCCCGCCCACATCACCACCCCCTGATCTCCCTGCCAAAACTCAACACCGCAAACAAAGCGTCGTAGTCTCCCCCGCGCGCCCGTGTATCATTCGCTCGTATGTACGTAGGCGACCCTCAACTGACAGCCAGTCAGGTTCTGCGGACCTTTCATCACGACGAGCTCTATCTCTTCCTGGGCGCCGCCATCACTGCCCTCGGACTAGTCTCGATCGCATTCGCCTTTCTCAGTCGCAAGTTCGACGCCATGCTCTTCTGGCTCGCCCTCTTCGCCATCTTCTACGGCCAAAGACTCTGGCTCCGGCTGGGACTGCTCACCCTCATCATCCCGCCCTCGCACTTCTTCAACGACCTCCGCGCCATCGGCAACTACCTCGTGCCCATCCCCGGATTCTTCTACTTCCTGACAGCAGGCTTCCTCGGCCGCTCTGGCCGCAAGATCGTCCTCGCTCTCACCACCGTGTTCCTGGCTCTAGCCGTCGCAACCATGTTCGTCGGCCAGAGGGACGCCTTTCAGATGACGAACAACATCGTAGTCATCGCTAGTCTGTTCGCACTCATCCTCCAATCCATGACGCGCAAGCAGACAGACCGGGACTTCATCATCGCCCGCCGCGGCATCTTCGTCTTCGTCGCCTTCGCGCTCTTCGACAACATCGGCCAAGCCCTCGGATACAGTCCGTTCATCGAGCCGATAGGCTTCACCATCTTCCTCGTAATCCTCGGCTACGTAGCCGCAAAGCGCAGCCTCCATCGCGATCAGCAGTTCAGCGACCTGCAAAAAGAACTCGACATCGCCCGGCGAATCCAGACCTCGATTCTCCCCCCGGCCTATCCCCAGTCCGCCCACTTCCACGTCGCCGCCCGCTACGTCCCCATGACCGCCGTCGCCGGCGACTTCTACGACTTCCTCATCGCCGATCAAACCCAGGCCGGCCTCCTCATCGCCGACGTCTCCGGCCACGGCGTTCCCGCCGCCCTCATCGCCGCCATGGTCAAACTCGCCGCCACGTCCCAGCGCTCCAACGCCGCCGAGCCCGCCCTCCTCCTCGCCGGAATGAACTCCGTCCTCTGCGGCAACACGCAGGAGCAGTTCGTCACCGCCGCCTACGTCTATCTCGACGCCGCATCCTCCACCCTCCGCTACTCTGCCGCCGCGCACCCGCCCATGTTGTTACTGCGTGGAGGAAGCGTGATCGAACTCACCGAAAACGGCCTCATGCTCGCAGCGTTCACCTTCGCAACTTACACAACCGCCGAATACGCACTCCAGTCCAGCGACCGCCTCCTCCTCTACACCGACGGCATCCTCGAAGCCACCAACGCCCAGGGAGAAGAGTTCGGATCAAGCCGCCTCCACACTCTGCTCAAAGAGGCCGCCGGCCTCAGCGCCGAAGCCGCCGCCGCCAGCATCCTCTCCTCGCTGGAAAGTTGGTCGTCCAAGTCCCAAAACGACGACCTCACCCTCCTCATCTGCGACTACTTCTCAGAAAACATCCCAGAAAATATCTCTGAGCCGCGACTCTAGAGAAAAAAGGTCGACGGTTCTCCCGTTGGTCGAAATCAATCTCTCCCCCGACCAAAGGGAGGACCAGCCGAAGGGGTATACAAGTCACGAAGTGACCGCCGCCCGCGCAGGGCGCCCGTCCGGCAGGACCTAATCGCGAGAGCGGAAAAGCACGATCCGATCCATCTCTGGCACTGCGGCAGCCTCAAGCCACGGCTCTTCCGCAACCACAGACGTACAAGGACCATAGGTGCAGACACGGATCCGGCGAGTAGCAGCCTCCCGCCTCAGACGTTCGAGCACATCGCGCAGGATGGCCCCCACAAAAGGAGTGTAAAGATAGAAGACTGTGCCGCGCGAAAGATCCGCCACTCGCGCATCCCCACAAAGGAACGTAGCCTTATTCACATTCAGCCGCTGCGCACACTGCCGCGCACGTTCCACATAGGCCGCCTCCAACTCAATCCCTACGCTGTTGGCGCCAGTGCAGATCGAAACCAGCAAGGGAACATGGCCCAGCCCCGAGCCAAGATCGACAACGACGTCCTCCGCAGTCAGCCCAGCCCCGCCAATCAGATCCCCGCCAATCAGGTCAAAGATATGGCGCGCTGGAGTCGGCTGATAAAACACCATCTCAGGCTCCCTCGCAACCTCTCCCGCGTCAGGCTCTTCGAACTGCAACACGCCACTGACCAGCTCATCCAGGTAGTCATAGCCCACGTCGGCATCCACGCTATTGGCCGCCCCGCCCCCTGCGTCCCTCTCCGGAGGCGACTGAACCCACCGAAGCAAAGCATCATGCCCGCGCCCAAGCCGAATATCACCTCGAATGGCTTCGTACAGCTCTCCATTCGCAGCCTCCAGCCTGGCGCAAACCGCCTTCGCGCGAAGATAAAGTTCCGCATCCTTCGACTCAACCCCGAGTACCGATTGAGGGACATCCGGGACATCCGGACGAAAAGCAAGATAAGCATCAAGTCGGTCCAGCGCCTCCAACCGTTCGCGAAGCCGATCCGGCTCAAGCAGCGACCGATCCTCTTCCAGCTGCCGCACAACGCGCTCAATGGCATCGATCAACTATGGGAAAGCTCCTTTCCTAAGCAACTCCTGCTGGCTTCCTCTCAGGGTTCATTTGGCGAAACGCTTCCATACGGTCACTTGTCCGAAGACCCGGCTTATTTGGCTCTAGGTTATCGCGTCTGAGATCATGTGCGAACGGGGAGAATTCATGTCAAGAGAACAGAAAGTCGCTGCAGTTGAAGCTTATTTGGATTGCTTTGTAACAAAGGATTTGTCGAAGGTGTCCTTTGCCGAAGACGTAACATTTGAAGGCCCGCGCATGCCAAAGTTGACGGGGCGGCCAACTGTATTTGGATTTCTCACGCATATTCTCCCTATGGTTAAGGGTATTCAGTTAAAGCAGCACATCGTCGAAGGAGATTACGTCGCGACCGTCTTCGACATGGAGACAGTGAACGGAGTGGATCACGTCTGCGACCGAATTCACATCGTAGACGGACAGATTAAGGCGATACACGCGTTCTATTACCCAGACGAGATACCCGAGGGACAGACTAGTTAGCGCGTGCGTCTGGCAATCGCGGTGTCCCGAAAAGGGTAGCTTGTAGAGATAGTTTTAGTCCTTCTATCGACCGAAAGAGGTCCTGTCCTGACCTGGAGATTTGAGAGCAATGCCGGGACGGACCTCAAAGTTCCGTAATCTTCCCCGGCACGGTCTCCTCCCCCAAACCCTGTCAACCCCCGAAACCCCCAAACCCCGCGTCAATCCAGCGTAAAAGCGTGGCGTATGAGTTTGCTCCAGACAGATATAATGGAAACAGAACAAGAAAGCCCCTGAGATCAACAGGGGCTTTTCTTTGACAACTGATAGGCAGATCATGGACAGCACACCGACAGGATCCCGTAACCCATTTGGATGGAATATTTTGCAAGCAACCCCTTTCAATACAATACTTTGCAGACCCACACTCCATGCAAACCATTCAAAACAAGTATTTTAGCCGCAAAATACCCCCAGGGGGAGGGGGGAGGGGTCAGCCCCCGGCAGAATCTACAATCACCAAAAGCACCATCAGGGAGAAGAAGTGAATCGTGTCGTAGTCACCGGCCTCGGATGCATCACCCCCATCGGCAATACCGTCGCGGACTTCCGCACCTCCCTCTTCGCCGGCACCACCGGCATCGCCCCCTTCCCCCCCTACCCCGAAGCCCCCGCCCGCGCCGCTGACGACAAGACCCAGGGCCTCCGCTTCACCCAGACCGCCGCCGTCAAAGACTTCGACGCCCGCCAGCACCTCGACTCCGGCATCCTCACCGCCACCGACCGCACCGTACACTTCGCCGTCGTAGCCGCCCGGCAGGCCGTCGCAGAGTCCCAGCTCACCAGCCACTACGCACCAGACAGAATCGCCATCGTAGTCGGCTGCGCCTGCGGGGGCCGCCAGGCCGAAGAGACCGAGACCAACAAGCTCTACACCCGCGACGCCCGCGTCCATCCCCTCACCGTCGTCCGCACCATGGCCTCGGCCGGCGCCAGCAACATCTCCATCGACCAGAAGATCACCGGCCCAGCCCTCAACATCTCCACCGCCTGCGCCTCCGGCACCCACGCCATCGGCCTCGCCTTCCAGATGATCCGCTCCGGCATGATCGACGCGGCAATCACCGGCGGCCACGAAGCCCCCCTCACCTTCGGCTTCCTCCGCGCGTGGGACAGCATGCGAGTCGTCTCCCCCACCTACTGCCGCCCCTTCTCTGCCGACCGCGACGGCATGACCCTCGGCGAAGGCGCCGCCATGTTCACCCTCGAAACCCTCGAGTCCGCCAGGGCCCGCAACGCCACCATCTACGCCGAGATCGTAGGCACCGGCAGCTCCGCCGACGCCAGCCACGTCACCCAGCCCCACCCCGACGGCGCAGCCGCCGCCATGCGCGCCGCCCTCAAGGACGCCAGCGCCTCATCTGATGAGGTCGGCTACCTCAGCGCCCACGGCACCGGCACCCTGGTCAACGACGTCACCGAAGCCGCCGCCATCCATCAGGTCTTCGGCCCCCTCGCATCAAAGATCCCCGTCAGCTCCACCAAATCCCTCCACGGCCACTCCATTGGAGCCAGCGGAGCCCTCGAAGCCCTCGCCACCATCCTCGCCCTCAAGGAGAGTCTCCTCCCCGCCAACACCGGCATCACCCAGGTCGACCCGGCCATCGACCTCGACATCATCCTCGGCGCCCCCCGCAAAGCCTCGCCAAAACTAGCCCTCTCCAACTCCCTCGCCTTCGGAGGCCTCAACGCCGTCCTCGCCATCCGCTCCATCGAATAAATCAAAAAAAGTCACTCAACCCGCGCGGGCGTCGGCCTTCCCTCAATCAGCAACGCCGCACTCAAAGCACTCGCCACCGAGAGCCCCACTGCAATCCACAGCACCACCCCATAAGCACTGACAAACGACTCCCCAATCAGCCGCTGCACCCGCACATCGTCACTCTTCGCGGCAGCCAGCTTCGCCCTCTGGGCCTCGACACTCTGCCGCTCCGCCGCAGGCAGCCCCAGCTCATCGAGCCCCCGTCCCAGCCTCCCGTTGAACGTCAAAGAAAACACCAGCCCCATCACCGCAACCGCCAGCAACCCCGCCACGCGCGACACCGCATTATTGATCCCAGAAGCCACACCAGCCCGGCTCTGATCGATCGAACTCATTACCGTAGTCGTCAACGGAGCCACGCTCACCGCCAACCCCAGCCCAAGCACAATCACCGCCGGAAACACTGTCGACCAGTAAGAACCACCCATCCCACCCCGCCGAAACAAACCAAATCCCAGCCCCGAGATCAACGGCCCAACGATAAGCGGAAGCCGCGCCCCATACTTCACAATCAACCCACCCGACCAGCGCGACAGCACAAAGATCAACAAGATCAGCGGAAGCAACGCCCCACCCGCCTGCGTAGCCGAGTAGTGCTGCACCTGGATCAGATCCAACGGCAGAAAAAACAACGCCCCACCCAGGGCCCCATACAAAAACAACGTCATCAGATTCGCCCCGCTGAAGGTCCGCGATCGAAACAGCCCCAGCGGCAGCATCGGAGCCTCAGACCGCGATTCCACCACAAAGAACGCCGCAAGAGCCGCCACGCCAACCACTCCAGCAACCACCGCCCGCCTCCCACCGCCCCCAGCCTCAATCAAGCCAAACGTAATCCCGCACAATCCCACCGTAGCCAGAGCCGCCCCCCACCCATCCAGCCTCTGCACCATCCCCTCATCGCGACTCTCCGGCACCCGTGCCAAAGAGATCAACACCACCAGCCCCGCCAGCGGCAAGTTGATAAAGAACACCCAACGCCAAGAGAGATGCTCGATCAACCAACCACCGAGCACGGGCCCCACAGCCGTAGTGATCGCAGTAAACCCCGACCACGTCCCGATCGCACTCCCTCTCTCCTCTGCGCAGAATGACGAACTGATCAGCGCAAGGCTACCCGGCACCAGCAAAGCCCCACCCACTCCCTGCAACCCCCGCGCCACAATCAGCGCACGAACATCGTCAGCAAACCCGCACCACGCCGAAGCCCCGGCAAACAGCACCACCCCAATCAAAAAGATCTTCCGCCGCCCATAGAGATCGCCGAGCGACCCGCCCACCAGCAGCAGCGCCGCCAAAAATAACGCATAAGCCTCAACCACCCACTGCACATCGGTCACAGTCGCATTCAGAGCACTCTGCAACGCCGGCAGCGCAACGTTCACCACCGTCCCATCGATGAACACCATGCTCGATCCAAGAATCGTCGCCGCGAGCACCCACACTCCGCCCCGCGTCTTCTCCGGTGCTGAGGCCAAACTGCGCATCGCACCTTCTTCACAAGGCAAATTCGGCATGATCTTTTTACCCCGCCGCCGCAGATGATACCAGCATTCAGCAATGACGCCCTTCCTGCCGACAGTGCGCCTCTCTCCCAAGACTTCGCTTCTCCGCTGCCCAATGCACCTTCATACAGTTTCAATGGCGTCGCGGGCATTCACGCGTACGCACACGATCGTTTCTGTTTCCTTAAGCAGTAGCACTAAAAATACTTATCGGCGGGCTATACTGCTCGCAACGGAACCGGTTTTATAAGGCCTTCCGAATGTGGCACTCATTCCATGGAGCAGCAATGCCTCTAAAGCAGATCGCACTGAAGTACCTTCCCGATTCTGTCCTCAAGCCTGTTCGTGCCCGTCATTACCAGGACCAGTTGAAGCATTACGACCTCAACGATGAGCCCGATCTCCTAGGTTGCAAAGCGCTCCTGCGTGCCGGCGATGTCGTGTTCGACATTGGCGCCAACATCGGTGTCTACACCCGTTTCTGTTCGGAGTTCGTTGGCCCAACCGGACAGATTCATTCCCTTGAACCCGTCCCCGAGACCTTCTCTTACCTCACCTCCAACGTCCGCGCCCTCAACCTCCCCAACGTCACCTGCTACAACCTTGCCGCCTCGGACCGTGACCAGGACCACGCCGCAATGAGCATGCCGCAGTACGCCTCGGGAGGCGCAAACATCTACGAGTCCACCCTCTCAGAGACGGGAGACATTCCCGTCAAAGTAACGCGACTCGACACCCTCTTTCCAACTCTCAGCCCGCGGCTCATCAAGTGCGATGTCGAGGGGCACGAGATCCCATGCATCAACGGCGCGCTCGAGCTGATCGCTCGTTCCCGTCCCGTATGGGTTGTTGAGGTCTCCAGCTCTCGCACCTTCGAGCTCTTCGCCTCGCTCGACTACGATGCATACATCTACGAACACGGTACCTTCCGGATCGTGACTCCCTCCGACAAAACACCAAACTACTTCTTCCTTCCTCACGAGCAGAGCTCTTTGGTGAGCAATCCCGCTTAGGGCTTGAGGGATCGTGACACTAGCTGCTGCCAGCCTCGGGATTCTAGAGGCGGAGCAGCAACGCGAACAGCCATCTCCTCCATTTCACCTAATCAAATCGTCCTCCGTGGCCACTTCATCGGAGCCGACAGCCGCCTAATTTTCTTTCCTAAACTTCGCTCCCGACGAGCCCGCTCCTACGTCGGCCAACGTCCGTTACTTGTGCAGCATCAAGGCTTACAGCTAACCTTAATTCACGAGACGGCTAACATCCTCCCCCTCCTTCTACTGTCAACTCTTACCGCCTGTCTTCATGCACAGGCGAAACTCGCCATCTCGAAATTTGCCATCTATGGAACAGTGGAGGCGAAAAGAGCCTTCCCAACCAAGGCTGGACCACTGCCGGAACCGTGGGTCTTTACGTAGGCGTCGCGAACCTGGGCCCCATCGCACTAGCAGTCGACGGTCGCGCCGATCTCTCCAGCAACCTCAATAGCGGCCTCATCGGCCTCGCCTCGCCGTTCATCTCCCAGCCTTCCCCCTCAAGCCATACGCCGAAATTCTCATCGGAGGTTCCAGCTACAGCAAAACCGCAGCTGGTCTAAAAGATCCCAGCCAGTTCACCTCCCGTGCAGTCTTCGGTGCCGATACAACGATCCTTCCCCACATCGACTGGCGCATCGCCGACTTCAGCTATAGCCTCAATAACTCCTCGAACGGTGACAACGCAAAGACTCTCACCACAGGGCTGGTCCTGCGCTTCTAGACTCAAGTCCTGCGCTTCTAGTCTCAACCGGAGATCATCGCGATACCATAGTCGATAGATGATCTCCGTTCTCATCCTCACCCGCAACGAGCAGCACGATCTCCCCGACTGCCTCTCCTCCGTCTCCTGGTCCGACGACATTCACGTCTTCGACTCCCACTCCACAGACAACACCGTCGAGATCGCCAATGCCGCCGGCGCCCACATCCACACCCGCACGTTCGACGACTACGCCACCCATCGCAACGCCGCCCTCACTACCATCCCCTTCAAACACACCTGGGTCTTCATCCTCGACGCCGACGAGCGCCCCACCCCAGAGCTCTCTCGCGAGATGCAACAACTCTCCCTCGCCGCTCCCGACCAGACCGCAGCCTTCCGAGTACGGCGCCGTGACTTCCTCTTCGGCACCTGGCTCAAACACGCGCAGATCTCTCCGTTCTACATCCGCCTCGTACGCCCCGAGCACGCCCGCTACACCCGCGCCATCAACGAAGTCCTTGAGATCGACGGTCCCGTAGCCCAGCTCAGCTACCCACTCGATCACTACCCCTTCTCCAAGGGCATCGTCCGCTGGATCGAGAAGCACAACCTCTACTCCACCATGGAGGCTGAGCTCATCGTCCGCAATCAAGGCCTGCAAAATCCCTCCTTCATCACAGCCTTCCGCGACCCAGACTTCCACACCCGGCGCCTCCACCAGAAGGCCATCTTCTACCGCCTGCCCGGACGCCCTCTCCTCAAGTGGCTCTACATGGTCTTCTTCCGCGGAGCGATCCTCGACGGGAGCGCTGGCCTCACCTACGCCACCCTCCAGGCCTTCTACGAGTACCTCATCGTCCTCAAGACCAAAGAGCTGCGCAGCGGCGGAGCATAAACTCATCCCTCAGAGTGATGTACCCGGAAGATCAGCGAAGCGTTCGTCCCTCCAAATCCGAACGAGTTCGACATCGCATACTCCATCGGCACGCTGACAGCTTTGTCCCTCACTAATCCAAACTTAACCACCTCATCCAGATCTTCGATGTTCGTAGTCGGAGGAGCGATCTGATCCCGCAGCGCCAGCACCGTAATGCCCGCCTCAAGACTCCCCGCACCACCCAGCAGATGTCCCGTCATCGACTTCGTCGAACTCACCAGAAGACTCTTCGCGTGATCCCCAAACGTCTCGTCGATCGCCCGCGCTTCCGCTCTGTCTCCCAGCGGAGTAGACGTAGCATGCGCATTCAAATACTGAATCGCGCTCGGCTCGAGATCAGCATCCTTGAGCGCCAACTGCATCACACGCCGAACTCCGCGCCCATCCTCCGGCGGAGCGTTCGTATGAAATGCATCCGAGTTCGCAGCATAGCCCACAATCTCAGCCAGTATCGTAGCTTCTCGCTTCAGCGCATGCTCCCGCTCCTCAAGCACAAGAACTCCCGCGCCCTCGCCCACAACAAATCCGTCGCGCCCGCGATCCCACGGCCGTGAAGCCCGCGCCGGATCATCATTGCGCGTCGACAGAGCCCGCATCGCACCGAACCCACCCACCGAAAGAGGCGTGACCGCAGCTTCACTCCCGCCGCAGATCATCGCATCCGCATCGCCCCTCTGAAGTATCCTGAACGCCTCACCAACTCCATGCGCCCCAGTCGTACACGCAGTGGCACACGTCAGGTTCGGTCCGGTAGCCCCGTAACGTATCGAGATCTGACCCGCCGCCAGATTAGCGATCGTCGCCGTAATAAAGAACGGCGAAATCCTATCGGGGCCGCCACT
This window encodes:
- a CDS encoding NAD(P)/FAD-dependent oxidoreductase produces the protein MNLRNGRSAAEVLIVGAGPAGLAAAIASATNGLHVEVIDSRQPPIDKACGEGLMPDALHALANLGFNLNRDLHNTENYLLSGIRFLNDHPERNPTTAEAIFPENPGRGIRRTVLHQLLLDRALSLGVRCHWDNSVQSIEPAPTGHHVHTNRQIIRTRYLIGADGHHSRIAAWAGLTAATVHSRRIGLRQHYAIAPWTNFVEVYWSNHGQAYVTPTSSNEVCVAFISNKKIPSPDLALTHFPTLQRHLAAATPSSAPRGSITLGRSLRRVTANNIALLGDSSGSVDAVTGEGLALCFRQASALARALNADDLPSYQHAHSRIQLAPSLMSRSLLQMDRSPRLRARVLNTFERYPILFQRLLEVHIDHRACIFPGIDELLATGLHLLTS
- a CDS encoding acyl carrier protein, which encodes MTDIATRCIDIIAKSKSIPADSISLANTFDELNIDSLDKINISFEVEEAFNIEIPDEALSTLRTVGDMVEGVAKLTTAPAHITTP
- a CDS encoding PP2C family protein-serine/threonine phosphatase, which translates into the protein MYVGDPQLTASQVLRTFHHDELYLFLGAAITALGLVSIAFAFLSRKFDAMLFWLALFAIFYGQRLWLRLGLLTLIIPPSHFFNDLRAIGNYLVPIPGFFYFLTAGFLGRSGRKIVLALTTVFLALAVATMFVGQRDAFQMTNNIVVIASLFALILQSMTRKQTDRDFIIARRGIFVFVAFALFDNIGQALGYSPFIEPIGFTIFLVILGYVAAKRSLHRDQQFSDLQKELDIARRIQTSILPPAYPQSAHFHVAARYVPMTAVAGDFYDFLIADQTQAGLLIADVSGHGVPAALIAAMVKLAATSQRSNAAEPALLLAGMNSVLCGNTQEQFVTAAYVYLDAASSTLRYSAAAHPPMLLLRGGSVIELTENGLMLAAFTFATYTTAEYALQSSDRLLLYTDGILEATNAQGEEFGSSRLHTLLKEAAGLSAEAAAASILSSLESWSSKSQNDDLTLLICDYFSENIPENISEPRL
- a CDS encoding class I SAM-dependent RNA methyltransferase encodes the protein MIDAIERVVRQLEEDRSLLEPDRLRERLEALDRLDAYLAFRPDVPDVPQSVLGVESKDAELYLRAKAVCARLEAANGELYEAIRGDIRLGRGHDALLRWVQSPPERDAGGGAANSVDADVGYDYLDELVSGVLQFEEPDAGEVAREPEMVFYQPTPARHIFDLIGGDLIGGAGLTAEDVVVDLGSGLGHVPLLVSICTGANSVGIELEAAYVERARQCAQRLNVNKATFLCGDARVADLSRGTVFYLYTPFVGAILRDVLERLRREAATRRIRVCTYGPCTSVVAEEPWLEAAAVPEMDRIVLFRSRD
- a CDS encoding nuclear transport factor 2 family protein, with the protein product MSREQKVAAVEAYLDCFVTKDLSKVSFAEDVTFEGPRMPKLTGRPTVFGFLTHILPMVKGIQLKQHIVEGDYVATVFDMETVNGVDHVCDRIHIVDGQIKAIHAFYYPDEIPEGQTS
- a CDS encoding beta-ketoacyl-[acyl-carrier-protein] synthase family protein, whose protein sequence is MNRVVVTGLGCITPIGNTVADFRTSLFAGTTGIAPFPPYPEAPARAADDKTQGLRFTQTAAVKDFDARQHLDSGILTATDRTVHFAVVAARQAVAESQLTSHYAPDRIAIVVGCACGGRQAEETETNKLYTRDARVHPLTVVRTMASAGASNISIDQKITGPALNISTACASGTHAIGLAFQMIRSGMIDAAITGGHEAPLTFGFLRAWDSMRVVSPTYCRPFSADRDGMTLGEGAAMFTLETLESARARNATIYAEIVGTGSSADASHVTQPHPDGAAAAMRAALKDASASSDEVGYLSAHGTGTLVNDVTEAAAIHQVFGPLASKIPVSSTKSLHGHSIGASGALEALATILALKESLLPANTGITQVDPAIDLDIILGAPRKASPKLALSNSLAFGGLNAVLAIRSIE
- a CDS encoding MFS transporter, which encodes MRSLASAPEKTRGGVWVLAATILGSSMVFIDGTVVNVALPALQSALNATVTDVQWVVEAYALFLAALLLVGGSLGDLYGRRKIFLIGVVLFAGASAWCGFADDVRALIVARGLQGVGGALLVPGSLALISSSFCAEERGSAIGTWSGFTAITTAVGPVLGGWLIEHLSWRWVFFINLPLAGLVVLISLARVPESRDEGMVQRLDGWGAALATVGLCGITFGLIEAGGGGRRAVVAGVVGVAALAAFFVVESRSEAPMLPLGLFRSRTFSGANLMTLFLYGALGGALFFLPLDLIQVQHYSATQAGGALLPLILLIFVLSRWSGGLIVKYGARLPLIVGPLISGLGFGLFRRGGMGGSYWSTVFPAVIVLGLGLAVSVAPLTTTVMSSIDQSRAGVASGINNAVSRVAGLLAVAVMGLVFSLTFNGRLGRGLDELGLPAAERQSVEAQRAKLAAAKSDDVRVQRLIGESFVSAYGVVLWIAVGLSVASALSAALLIEGRPTPARVE
- a CDS encoding FkbM family methyltransferase, producing the protein MPLKQIALKYLPDSVLKPVRARHYQDQLKHYDLNDEPDLLGCKALLRAGDVVFDIGANIGVYTRFCSEFVGPTGQIHSLEPVPETFSYLTSNVRALNLPNVTCYNLAASDRDQDHAAMSMPQYASGGANIYESTLSETGDIPVKVTRLDTLFPTLSPRLIKCDVEGHEIPCINGALELIARSRPVWVVEVSSSRTFELFASLDYDAYIYEHGTFRIVTPSDKTPNYFFLPHEQSSLVSNPA
- a CDS encoding glycosyltransferase family 2 protein, whose amino-acid sequence is MISVLILTRNEQHDLPDCLSSVSWSDDIHVFDSHSTDNTVEIANAAGAHIHTRTFDDYATHRNAALTTIPFKHTWVFILDADERPTPELSREMQQLSLAAPDQTAAFRVRRRDFLFGTWLKHAQISPFYIRLVRPEHARYTRAINEVLEIDGPVAQLSYPLDHYPFSKGIVRWIEKHNLYSTMEAELIVRNQGLQNPSFITAFRDPDFHTRRLHQKAIFYRLPGRPLLKWLYMVFFRGAILDGSAGLTYATLQAFYEYLIVLKTKELRSGGA
- the fabF gene encoding beta-ketoacyl-ACP synthase II, yielding MREQFRVVVTGVGLVSPVGVGTEATWAALQRGDSGIDRISLFDPERFSCQFAGEVKGFVAENFVDRKEVKKMGRFIQFAMAAAQFAMEQSGLDMSAEDAERVGVYVGSGIGAFEVIEREHTKLQSGGPDRISPFFITATIANLAAGQISIRYGATGPNLTCATACTTGAHGVGEAFRILQRGDADAMICGGSEAAVTPLSVGGFGAMRALSTRNDDPARASRPWDRGRDGFVVGEGAGVLVLEEREHALKREATILAEIVGYAANSDAFHTNAPPEDGRGVRRVMQLALKDADLEPSAIQYLNAHATSTPLGDRAEARAIDETFGDHAKSLLVSSTKSMTGHLLGGAGSLEAGITVLALRDQIAPPTTNIEDLDEVVKFGLVRDKAVSVPMEYAMSNSFGFGGTNASLIFRVHHSEG